One Callospermophilus lateralis isolate mCalLat2 chromosome 6, mCalLat2.hap1, whole genome shotgun sequence genomic region harbors:
- the LOC143641773 gene encoding receptor-type tyrosine-protein phosphatase kappa-like, translating into MVQQFQYLGWASHREVPGSKRSFLKLILQVEKWQEECEEGEGRTIIHCLNGGGRSGMFCAIGIVVEMVKRQNVVDVFHAVKTLRNSKPNMVEAPEQYRFCYDVALEYLETS; encoded by the exons ATGGTACAGCAGTTCCAATATCTAGGTTGGGCTTCTCATCGAGAAGTGCCTGGCTCCAAACGATCATTTTTGAAGCTGATTCTGCAGGTGGAAAAATGGCAGGAAGAATGCGAGGAGGGGGAAGGCCGAACGATCATCCACTGCTT AAATGGTGGCGGTCGAAGTGGTATGTTCTGTGCCATAGGCATCGTTGTTGAAATGGTGAAACGGCAAAATGTTGTTGATGTTTTCCATGCAGTAAAGACACTGAGGAACAGCAAGCCAAACATGGTGGAAGCCCCA GAGCAGTACCGTTTCTGCTATGATGTAGCTTTGGAGTACCTGGAAACATCTTAG